One Thermoanaerobacter pseudethanolicus ATCC 33223 DNA window includes the following coding sequences:
- a CDS encoding TIGR01440 family protein: MDLKEISKQAEEVIEELLDIANLKPGSLFVLGGSTSEILGKKVGTAGSLDVAKAVMDPILEAIYKRGLYLAVQGCEHINRALLVEEEAQEKYGLEVVNVIPHEHAGGSLQTYAYEQYKNPVMVENLKGLGHAGLDIGLVLIGMHLRPVVVPVRLSRNKIGEATIVAARTRPKLIGGERARYKK, translated from the coding sequence ATGGATTTAAAAGAGATTTCAAAGCAGGCAGAGGAGGTCATAGAGGAGTTACTTGACATAGCAAATTTAAAGCCGGGGAGTCTTTTTGTCTTGGGTGGAAGTACAAGTGAAATATTGGGCAAGAAAGTGGGAACTGCAGGAAGTCTTGATGTGGCAAAAGCAGTAATGGACCCGATTCTGGAGGCAATATATAAAAGAGGGCTTTACCTTGCGGTACAGGGTTGTGAGCACATAAACAGGGCACTTTTGGTGGAAGAAGAGGCACAAGAGAAGTACGGGCTTGAAGTGGTAAATGTCATTCCTCATGAGCATGCTGGCGGCTCTTTACAGACTTACGCTTATGAACAATACAAAAACCCTGTGATGGTGGAGAATTTAAAAGGATTGGGGCACGCCGGGCTTGACATAGGGCTTGTACTAATTGGAATGCACTTAAGGCCCGTAGTCGTTCCTGTGAGATTAAGCCGAAATAAAATAGGGGAAGCTACAATTGTTGCTGCAAGGACAAGGCCTAAGTTAATAGGGGGAGAAAGGGCAAGGTATAAAAAGTAA
- the hepT gene encoding type VII toxin-antitoxin system HepT family RNase toxin — protein sequence MNYKDVIRRKLISLSNYVKQLLPITEYTYEEYVSNYFIYYTGERLIQLIIETCMDINSLIIEYEGLKPPKSYYESFIILGDKKILPDKVARQLASFTGMRNRIVHQYEDVNHKIIFDNYKNLIELVNEYIEVVTEFMEGIDE from the coding sequence ATGAATTACAAAGATGTCATCCGCCGCAAATTGATAAGTCTTTCTAATTATGTAAAACAACTTCTGCCAATAACTGAATATACCTATGAAGAATACGTGAGTAATTACTTCATTTACTATACTGGTGAAAGACTAATACAGCTTATAATAGAGACTTGCATGGATATAAATTCTTTAATTATAGAATACGAAGGACTAAAACCTCCTAAAAGTTATTATGAATCTTTTATAATACTTGGAGATAAAAAGATTTTACCTGATAAAGTTGCAAGACAGCTTGCCTCTTTTACAGGCATGAGAAATAGAATTGTTCACCAGTATGAAGATGTAAACCACAAAATAATTTTTGACAATTATAAAAATCTTATAGAGCTGGTTAACGAGTATATTGAAGTTGTAACTGAATTCATGGAAGGGATTGATGAGTAA
- a CDS encoding YcdB/YcdC domain-containing protein, producing the protein MWSFNWTLNKEDKYYYVYATVDAVTGELKSFNKGSPDIDNVQGKQSLYTKEQMKKIAEEYLKKTVPDKFSKTEYQEANLPEDSKMIEMPTYPFRYVEVANGILCPFNTINVNVSPYTGEIVGYSINWTSVKLPSLENYRPCRAHII; encoded by the coding sequence GTGTGGTCTTTTAACTGGACCTTAAACAAAGAAGACAAATACTACTATGTATATGCTACAGTTGACGCTGTCACAGGTGAACTTAAATCTTTTAACAAGGGCAGTCCTGATATAGATAATGTGCAGGGAAAACAATCTTTATACACTAAAGAGCAAATGAAAAAAATCGCCGAAGAATACCTTAAAAAAACAGTTCCTGATAAGTTCAGTAAAACAGAATATCAAGAGGCAAATCTTCCCGAAGATTCTAAAATGATTGAAATGCCGACATATCCTTTCAGATATGTAGAAGTAGCAAATGGAATTTTGTGCCCTTTTAACACAATAAATGTTAACGTAAGCCCATATACGGGTGAAATAGTTGGATACTCAATCAATTGGACTTCGGTAAAGTTACCTTCCCTAGAAAACTATCGCCCATGCCGGGCGCACATAATTTAA
- a CDS encoding type II toxin-antitoxin system Phd/YefM family antitoxin yields MIKVGDAVMSKRKFLNLKDLASYMISVSDLGRGKASKIIEKVAKKKEHYIVVKNNKPQAVIIPIEEYDELIEAQEDLELLQLAIERTKNLKEGETIPFEEILKEDGLTKEELKKYIDMVEIE; encoded by the coding sequence TTGATAAAAGTGGGTGATGCAGTTATGAGCAAAAGAAAGTTTTTAAATCTTAAAGATTTGGCTTCGTATATGATTTCCGTGAGTGATTTAGGGAGAGGAAAAGCATCAAAAATTATAGAGAAGGTTGCTAAAAAAAAGGAACATTATATAGTTGTTAAAAATAACAAACCTCAAGCAGTAATTATACCTATCGAAGAATATGATGAACTTATAGAAGCACAGGAAGACCTTGAACTTTTACAGCTTGCAATCGAAAGGACAAAAAATTTAAAAGAAGGAGAAACTATACCTTTTGAGGAGATTCTTAAAGAAGATGGATTGACAAAAGAAGAATTAAAAAAGTACATCGATATGGTGGAGATTGAATAA